Proteins from one Ipomoea triloba cultivar NCNSP0323 chromosome 1, ASM357664v1 genomic window:
- the LOC116018100 gene encoding protein disulfide isomerase pTAC5, chloroplastic codes for MAISLPVTFSFNTIIHRKPQSLSESTTRAPFLFKPSLEILSKSHICFALPPSNSGDSSGFEQREEARWLREEQRWLREEQRWLREERRWNAEREALLREIQALQLQIQELKSRSPLQEVSVSETVANIVKLLQVLKEGDLVNNVNRIAESGSIAVPLVMEATKEEEEVVIKEIVKEVEREAGEVKKRKTLRKGSEGDDVRFMQEALLKLGFYCGEEDMEYSTFSSGTERAVKTWQASFGATEDGIMSSELLERLYMEQTFEKSDLRLNENPEQHDVNSLEARANGVPVASIMEISEFEQKVVKEGDTETDITQHRVFLLGENRWEEPSRLKGNMQPAPTKSSSGKATTKCLSCRGEGRLLCMECDGSGEPNIEPQFLEWIDEDTKCPYCEGLGFVTCDVCEGKKVVET; via the exons ATGGCGATTTCATTACCAGTGACCTTCAGCTTCAATACCATAATACACCGAAAACCGCAATCTTTATCAGAATCAACAACAAGAGCTCCGTTTCTCTTCAAACCTTCGCTTGAAATTCTCTCGAAATCTCACATTTGCTTCGCGTTGCCTCCCTCTAACAGCGGAGACAGCTCGGGATTTGAGCAGCGAGAGGAAGCACGGTGGCTCCGGGAAGAGCAGCGGTGGCTCAGGGAGGAGCAGCGGTGGCTTCGTGAAGAGCGGCGGTGGAACGCTGAACGTGAAGCTCTTCTAAGAGAAATTCAGGCCCTGCAGCTTCAAATTCAGGAGCTCAAAAGTCGGAGCCCATTGCAGGAAGTGTCCGTCTCCGAGACTGTTGCTAATATAGTGAAGTTATTGCAG GTATTGAAGGAGGGTGACTTGGTTAACAATGTAAATAGAATTGCAGAGAGTGGATCAATTGCAGTGCCATTGGTCATGGAGGCTACAAAAGAGGAAGAGGAGGTGGTTATCAAGGAAATTGTTAAAGAAGTAGAGAGAGAGGCCGGGGAagtgaagaaaaggaaaactttGAGAAAGGGATCTGAAGGAGATGATGTTCGGTTTATGCAG GAGGCACTGCTAAAGCTGGGCTTTTATTGTGGTGAGGAAGACATGGAATATTCCACTTTTTCTTCAGGGACAGAGCGTGCTGTAAAAACTTGGCAG GCCTCATTTGGAGCCACAGAAGATGGCATTATGAGTTCAGAACTTCTTGAGAGATTATACATGGAACAAACATTTGAGAAATCTGACTTGAGATTGAATGAGAATCCGGAGCAACATGATGTGAATTCTCTAGAG GCACGAGCAAATGGAGTACCAGTTGCTTCTATAATGGAAATATCAGAATTTGAGCAGAAAGTTGTTAAAGAAGGTGACACAGAAACTGATATTACCCAGCATCGGGTGTTTCTACTTGGAGAGAACCGGTGGGAAGAACCATCGAGGCTTAAGGGAAACATGCAACCAGCTCCAACCAAGAGTTCAAGTGGCAAGGCAACAACAAAGTGTCTCTCTTGCCGTGGAGAGGGCCGCTTATTATGCATGG AATGTGACGGAAGTGGTGAGCCAAATATTGAGCCACAG TTTTTGGAATGGATAGATGAAGACACAAAGTGTCCATACTGCGAAGGTCTTGGATTTGTAACTTGCGATGTATGTGAAGGTAAAAAGGTGGTTGAGACATGA